The proteins below come from a single bacterium HR11 genomic window:
- the comEC gene encoding ComE operon protein 3, translating into MTQSPTPNVRRRTLPRLPWHRAPAVWTAGALTLGCLLAGLGAPPVVGVALGLLMGGLALLPLQSLARSDRWGLWLGAAALIGGLVRVPTAVRQYADDCIVRSFYGDPERPNPDPVRVYGTVLGFPRRFPEGWQMTLWVERVEHRRKVLACPGRITVWIPAGPETSHGPERPPSPWFHGTRVEALGYWSPLLTYRNKGTYRPMAVMARGLHGRLQLKQPTLLWVERPGPAVFRWLHTRRERLRTALMSVEARPAGRARPLLQSLWLGDRGEMDPTLDRALRRTGLYHVLSISGLHVGLLAGALAFLFLRVLPLPRRWAYGLMTVVLVGYGTLVGLDAPVLRSVALVGLYLVGRGWFLPVHPMNLLAGLWCVLLLWRPLWLWDWGFQMTFGITAGLLMSVGPLLAGVTGRWRVPVGTLLTAWVAPLWSAPWTVGVFGWWTWPAVVWNLIAGPVVGVLVALGLGMSLWAGLPGSHLILTGLLRALEPVLDAFVRAAFHPWNGHAVLPGPASFIGIALLTLAAAVGGSALRSSGRGPFLRWTPWVVALPLAYGVGRLPEVFARPVPTGTVEVVLFDVGQGEAILVRDEAHAVLVDGGGLPGSRWDIGTSVVVPALQALGVRHVDALVLSHPHPDHYVGLRAVLEHFGPTRFYYPAGTEVPAWIRSSPVWSRVQAVPLTEGMAFSVGALAWRVLHPPQDYRPANVNEASLVLAVTYHDMRILMTGDIERGTEDRLAQAYGPSLQADVLKVAHHGSRTSTTPTFLEAVRPRWALCSAGARNRFGFPHPEVVRRLQEAGIRVLCTGEAGQVRLAISPEGRVTAETFRGRPPRGGSWGYTEFESRPETP; encoded by the coding sequence ATGACCCAAAGCCCGACACCGAACGTCCGACGTCGTACGCTACCCCGTCTGCCCTGGCATCGGGCCCCGGCGGTCTGGACGGCCGGGGCTCTGACGCTGGGCTGTCTCCTGGCGGGACTCGGCGCGCCGCCGGTGGTCGGCGTCGCCCTGGGCCTCCTCATGGGGGGCTTGGCCCTCCTACCCCTTCAGAGCCTGGCCCGTTCGGACCGATGGGGCCTCTGGCTGGGGGCCGCCGCCCTGATCGGCGGCCTGGTCCGCGTGCCCACGGCCGTCCGGCAGTATGCCGACGACTGTATCGTCCGTTCTTTCTATGGCGACCCCGAACGTCCGAATCCAGACCCCGTCCGCGTCTACGGGACGGTCCTCGGCTTCCCCCGGCGCTTTCCCGAGGGCTGGCAGATGACCCTTTGGGTCGAGCGGGTCGAGCACCGGCGGAAGGTCCTCGCCTGTCCGGGCCGCATCACCGTGTGGATCCCCGCCGGGCCTGAGACGTCCCATGGACCGGAGCGGCCCCCATCCCCGTGGTTCCACGGTACCCGCGTGGAAGCCCTGGGCTACTGGTCCCCGCTCCTGACCTACCGAAACAAGGGCACCTACCGGCCGATGGCCGTGATGGCCCGGGGCCTCCACGGTCGTCTCCAGCTCAAACAGCCGACGCTCCTCTGGGTCGAACGACCCGGACCGGCCGTCTTCCGATGGCTCCACACCCGACGGGAACGGCTCCGGACGGCCCTGATGTCGGTCGAGGCCCGACCCGCTGGTCGAGCCCGACCCCTGCTTCAAAGCCTCTGGCTGGGCGACCGGGGCGAGATGGACCCGACATTGGACCGGGCCCTGCGGCGGACCGGCCTATATCACGTCCTTTCGATTTCAGGCCTCCACGTCGGCTTGCTGGCCGGGGCCCTGGCCTTCCTCTTCCTGCGGGTCCTCCCCCTCCCGCGACGGTGGGCCTATGGCCTGATGACCGTCGTGCTCGTCGGATACGGGACTCTGGTCGGCCTCGACGCCCCGGTCTTGCGGTCCGTGGCCCTCGTCGGTCTGTACCTGGTCGGACGGGGCTGGTTCCTGCCGGTCCATCCGATGAATCTGCTGGCGGGCCTGTGGTGCGTCCTGCTCCTGTGGCGGCCCCTGTGGCTGTGGGACTGGGGGTTCCAGATGACGTTCGGGATCACGGCCGGTCTGCTGATGAGCGTCGGCCCCCTGCTGGCCGGAGTGACGGGCCGGTGGCGGGTCCCCGTCGGAACCCTTCTGACGGCCTGGGTCGCGCCCCTGTGGAGCGCGCCCTGGACCGTCGGTGTGTTCGGCTGGTGGACCTGGCCGGCCGTCGTCTGGAACCTCATCGCCGGCCCCGTCGTCGGGGTCCTGGTCGCCTTAGGGCTCGGGATGAGCCTCTGGGCCGGTCTGCCGGGAAGCCATCTCATCTTGACCGGACTCTTAAGGGCCCTCGAGCCGGTCCTGGACGCCTTCGTCCGGGCGGCGTTCCACCCGTGGAACGGACATGCGGTCCTGCCGGGTCCTGCCAGCTTCATCGGGATCGCCCTCCTGACGCTGGCCGCGGCGGTCGGGGGGTCGGCGCTCCGGTCATCCGGTCGGGGGCCGTTCCTGCGGTGGACCCCGTGGGTCGTCGCTCTCCCCCTGGCCTACGGCGTCGGCCGTCTGCCGGAGGTCTTCGCGAGGCCCGTGCCGACCGGTACGGTCGAGGTCGTTCTCTTCGACGTCGGGCAGGGCGAGGCCATTCTCGTCCGGGACGAAGCGCACGCCGTCCTGGTGGACGGTGGAGGCCTGCCTGGGAGCCGCTGGGATATTGGGACCTCCGTGGTCGTCCCGGCCCTGCAGGCGCTGGGCGTCCGGCACGTGGACGCCCTCGTCTTGAGTCACCCCCATCCGGACCACTACGTCGGCCTGCGGGCCGTCCTGGAGCACTTCGGGCCGACGCGGTTTTACTACCCCGCCGGGACGGAGGTCCCGGCCTGGATTCGTTCCAGTCCAGTCTGGTCTCGGGTCCAGGCCGTGCCCTTGACCGAGGGCATGGCGTTTTCTGTCGGGGCGCTGGCGTGGCGGGTCCTTCACCCGCCCCAGGATTATCGGCCGGCCAACGTCAACGAGGCCTCCCTCGTGCTCGCCGTCACGTATCACGACATGCGTATCCTGATGACGGGGGACATCGAACGGGGAACAGAAGACCGGCTCGCGCAGGCTTACGGTCCCAGTCTTCAGGCGGACGTCCTGAAGGTCGCCCATCACGGGAGCCGGACGTCGACGACGCCGACCTTCCTCGAGGCCGTGCGGCCCCGATGGGCCCTGTGCTCGGCCGGCGCCCGGAATCGCTTCGGCTTCCCGCACCCGGAGGTCGTTCGACGCCTTCAAGAAGCCGGCATCCGGGTCTTATGCACCGGCGAGGCGGGGCAGGTCCGTCTGGCCATATCGCCCGAGGGACGGGTCACGGCGGAGACTTTTCGGGGGCGACCGCCTCGAGGCGGGTCGTGGGGCTACACTGAATTTGAAAGCAGGCCGGAAACACCGTGA
- a CDS encoding 18 kDa heat shock protein — MHPSLDWLTELRRIQSAIHRIFEQILGPQGQVSLFYPDVNVRVDPTHVEVVADLPGVQPTELQVYWEGQALIIEGVKHPTHGDEEGVRVLRLERPFGPFYRTIPIPWAVNPHEASAALQNGWLVIRLPRIQDRRVRRIDIPVGP; from the coding sequence GTGCATCCCTCCCTGGATTGGCTGACGGAGTTGAGACGGATCCAATCGGCCATCCATCGGATCTTTGAACAGATCCTGGGTCCCCAGGGGCAGGTCTCCCTGTTTTATCCGGACGTCAACGTGCGAGTCGACCCGACGCACGTCGAGGTCGTCGCCGACCTGCCCGGCGTCCAGCCCACGGAGCTTCAGGTCTACTGGGAAGGCCAGGCCCTCATCATCGAGGGCGTGAAGCATCCGACCCATGGGGACGAGGAAGGTGTCCGAGTCCTCCGCCTGGAGCGGCCCTTCGGCCCCTTCTACCGAACGATCCCGATCCCGTGGGCCGTCAACCCCCACGAGGCCTCGGCCGCCCTGCAGAACGGATGGCTCGTCATCCGCCTCCCCCGCATCCAGGACCGTCGGGTCCGCCGCATCGATATCCCCGTCGGGCCATAA
- a CDS encoding Putative zinc metalloprotease → MAEWLDKLRVVLVYVFGFAVMFGILVFLHELGHFLAAKALRFRVEIFSLGFGPRVWGWRRKGTDYRISAVPLGGYVRVAGMDTLEAGGRDDPRAFYSRPLWQQMAVVVAGGLVNLALGPLCFMTAYRIGFQEPAFLTRPPVLGWVYPDSPASQAGLRIGDRIRRVNGRPVATWREAHRAIFIENLRPEVELEVERGGSVSRVRLRGILDARGSSFFYGIAPLPPVVVDRVEPGSPAAQADLRPGDVIYRIDDEPIESLGQVQDRVQRSQGRPMVFHVYRQGTLRSVTLRPAWDAQLRRLRVGVALRPPATEYQRTRLSWGEAWRRGWQDTFWTMGLIFRALRNLVTGELSIKTLSGPILIAQAAGQALLIGWARFFQLMGLFTVNLGIFNLLPIPALDGGHAAMILLSALVRALTGRPLSPRVREWVAIVGMVLLLGLTLLVLTLDVLKLRG, encoded by the coding sequence ATGGCCGAATGGCTGGACAAGCTCCGGGTCGTCCTCGTGTACGTCTTCGGCTTCGCCGTCATGTTCGGGATCCTCGTGTTTCTGCACGAGCTGGGGCACTTCCTGGCGGCCAAGGCCCTGCGCTTCCGGGTCGAAATCTTCTCCCTGGGGTTCGGCCCCCGCGTGTGGGGATGGCGTCGGAAGGGGACGGACTACCGCATCAGCGCCGTGCCCTTGGGGGGCTACGTCCGGGTCGCCGGGATGGACACCCTGGAGGCCGGCGGTCGGGACGACCCCCGGGCCTTTTACAGCCGCCCCCTCTGGCAACAGATGGCGGTCGTCGTCGCCGGAGGGCTCGTCAACCTGGCCCTGGGGCCGCTCTGTTTCATGACGGCCTACCGGATCGGATTTCAGGAGCCGGCCTTTCTGACCCGGCCGCCGGTCCTGGGCTGGGTGTACCCGGACTCGCCGGCTTCCCAGGCCGGCCTCCGCATCGGGGACCGCATCCGACGGGTCAACGGCCGGCCGGTCGCCACGTGGCGGGAAGCGCATCGGGCCATCTTTATCGAGAACCTGCGGCCGGAAGTCGAACTGGAGGTCGAGCGGGGCGGCTCGGTCTCTCGGGTCCGACTGCGGGGCATCCTGGACGCCCGGGGGAGCTCGTTCTTTTACGGCATCGCGCCGCTCCCGCCGGTCGTCGTCGACCGGGTCGAGCCGGGTTCCCCGGCGGCCCAAGCCGACCTGCGGCCCGGGGACGTCATCTACCGCATCGACGACGAACCCATCGAGAGCCTGGGTCAGGTCCAGGATCGGGTCCAGCGGTCCCAGGGCCGTCCGATGGTCTTCCACGTGTATCGACAGGGGACCCTCCGGTCCGTGACCTTGCGGCCCGCGTGGGACGCTCAACTCCGCCGGCTTCGGGTCGGCGTCGCCCTCCGACCGCCGGCGACCGAGTACCAGCGGACCCGTCTCTCCTGGGGCGAGGCCTGGCGACGGGGCTGGCAGGACACGTTCTGGACGATGGGCCTGATCTTCCGGGCCCTGCGCAATCTCGTCACCGGGGAGCTGTCCATCAAGACCCTGTCGGGTCCGATCCTCATCGCCCAGGCCGCCGGCCAGGCGCTCCTGATCGGATGGGCCCGGTTCTTTCAATTGATGGGCCTCTTCACCGTCAACTTGGGGATCTTCAACCTGCTCCCGATTCCGGCCTTAGACGGCGGCCATGCGGCGATGATCCTCCTGTCGGCCCTGGTCCGGGCCCTGACGGGTCGGCCCTTGAGCCCTCGCGTCCGGGAATGGGTCGCCATCGTCGGGATGGTCCTCCTCCTGGGCTTGACCCTGCTGGTCCTGACCCTGGACGTCCTCAAGCTACGGGGGTGA
- the dxr gene encoding 1-deoxy-D-xylulose 5-phosphate reductoisomerase, giving the protein MESFPLTDWSQTGSRMGGDGVRRIAVLGATGSIGRSVQDLVRTFSDRFQVVALAAHRDVDGIRSWFEFARPRWVAMVDPAAAQALRAWFRDRGMDVEVLEGPEGLEVVAALPEADTVVSAIVGAAGLKPTYVALRAGKRVCLANKESLVIAGPLMRQALQEGGGCLIPIDSEHSALFQAMVGESRAYVARLWLTASGGPFLRRPLETFEDITVEEALHHPRWKMGPKVTIDSATLMNKGLEIVEAHYLFDWPADRIEVIIHPQSIVHSMVEFVDGTFKAQMSLPDMRLPIGYALAYPERLPMAIPAWRPVESGRLEFYPPEERRFPCLRLARAALSAGPSYPVVLNAANEVAVQAFLNRRIRFPQIAMLIEAVLEAHVARPVTSLEDVWEVDRWARAAAEAWVGRYGKEGA; this is encoded by the coding sequence ATGGAGTCTTTCCCCCTGACGGACTGGTCGCAGACGGGCTCGCGCATGGGCGGGGACGGCGTTCGTCGCATCGCTGTATTGGGTGCCACGGGTTCCATCGGTCGGAGCGTGCAAGACCTGGTCCGGACGTTCTCGGACCGGTTTCAGGTCGTCGCCCTGGCGGCGCACCGGGACGTGGACGGCATTCGCTCGTGGTTCGAGTTTGCCCGCCCTCGGTGGGTCGCCATGGTCGACCCGGCGGCGGCGCAAGCGCTCCGGGCATGGTTTCGAGACCGGGGCATGGACGTGGAGGTCTTAGAGGGACCCGAGGGCCTGGAGGTCGTCGCCGCCTTGCCCGAGGCGGACACGGTCGTGTCGGCCATCGTCGGAGCGGCCGGATTAAAGCCGACCTACGTCGCCCTTCGGGCCGGCAAGCGGGTTTGCTTGGCCAACAAGGAGAGCCTGGTCATCGCCGGTCCCCTGATGCGGCAGGCCCTGCAGGAGGGCGGCGGCTGTCTGATCCCCATCGACAGCGAACATTCGGCCCTCTTCCAGGCGATGGTCGGTGAGTCCCGCGCGTATGTCGCCCGACTGTGGCTGACGGCCTCAGGCGGACCTTTTTTACGGCGGCCCCTGGAGACCTTCGAGGACATCACGGTCGAAGAGGCGCTTCACCATCCCCGCTGGAAGATGGGTCCGAAGGTCACCATCGACTCGGCGACGCTGATGAACAAGGGCCTGGAGATCGTGGAAGCCCACTACCTCTTTGACTGGCCGGCGGACCGCATCGAGGTCATCATCCATCCCCAAAGCATCGTGCATTCCATGGTCGAGTTCGTCGACGGGACCTTCAAGGCGCAGATGTCGCTTCCGGACATGCGGCTCCCCATCGGCTATGCCCTGGCCTACCCCGAGCGTCTGCCGATGGCGATTCCGGCGTGGCGGCCCGTCGAGAGCGGCCGTCTCGAGTTTTACCCCCCGGAAGAACGGAGATTCCCCTGCCTGCGCCTGGCCCGGGCGGCCTTATCGGCCGGGCCCTCCTATCCGGTCGTCCTGAATGCGGCCAACGAGGTCGCCGTGCAGGCGTTCCTGAACCGTCGGATTCGATTTCCCCAGATCGCCATGCTCATCGAGGCCGTCTTGGAGGCGCACGTCGCCCGGCCCGTGACGTCCCTGGAAGACGTATGGGAAGTCGACCGATGGGCTCGGGCGGCGGCCGAGGCGTGGGTCGGCCGCTACGGAAAGGAGGGCGCATAG
- the cdsA gene encoding Phosphatidate cytidylyltransferase codes for MKRILTATVGIALLAVLLAWGPAWAGWAAVALVVGLAWDEFLRLGQRRGLEVHRWPVHGLMALGWVLAREPGPHVGLWGVTTLLTAWLVHAGLLVRPAPTAAAAFVRTATWLAVGWGYFLFGGLSLWYLWQTGSSVFADRSFWSSPLVGLLLTVWTCDTAAYYVGRWQGRHRLAPVVSPHKTVEGALAGLGGAALAAWLWGRFGSAAVGSVPWYEWVLVGLGVGVVGQVGDLVESAFKRWAGVKDTGRLLPGHGGMWDRIDSLIFAAPFYYLYWQSGSLAGRWSLSP; via the coding sequence GTGAAGCGCATCCTCACGGCGACGGTCGGGATCGCCCTGCTGGCCGTCCTACTGGCCTGGGGGCCGGCATGGGCCGGATGGGCCGCCGTGGCCCTGGTCGTCGGCCTGGCCTGGGATGAGTTCCTCCGACTGGGTCAGCGGCGGGGCCTCGAAGTCCACCGGTGGCCGGTCCACGGGCTGATGGCCTTGGGCTGGGTCCTGGCTCGGGAGCCGGGTCCCCACGTGGGCCTCTGGGGGGTGACGACGCTCCTGACGGCCTGGCTCGTCCATGCCGGGCTCCTCGTGCGCCCGGCCCCGACCGCGGCGGCGGCCTTCGTCCGGACGGCGACCTGGCTGGCCGTCGGCTGGGGCTACTTCCTGTTCGGGGGCCTGAGCCTGTGGTACCTCTGGCAGACCGGCTCGAGCGTCTTCGCCGACCGGTCGTTTTGGTCCAGTCCCCTGGTGGGCCTCCTGCTGACGGTGTGGACCTGCGACACGGCGGCCTACTACGTGGGGCGATGGCAGGGACGCCACCGACTGGCACCGGTCGTCAGCCCCCACAAGACGGTCGAGGGCGCCCTGGCGGGCCTTGGGGGGGCCGCCCTGGCGGCCTGGCTGTGGGGCCGATTCGGGTCGGCGGCCGTCGGGTCCGTTCCGTGGTACGAATGGGTCCTGGTCGGCCTGGGGGTCGGCGTCGTCGGTCAGGTCGGCGACCTCGTCGAGTCGGCCTTCAAGCGGTGGGCCGGGGTGAAGGACACGGGCCGTCTCCTGCCCGGTCACGGCGGTATGTGGGACCGGATCGACAGTTTGATTTTTGCGGCGCCCTTCTACTATCTTTACTGGCAATCCGGGAGCCTGGCGGGACGATGGAGTCTTTCCCCCTGA
- the uppS gene encoding Ditrans,polycis-undecaprenyl-diphosphate synthase ((2E,6E)-farnesyl-diphosphate specific): MNPVYDLEPPEWRDYSDAELRARIDPRRLPRHIAVIMDGNGRWAQARGLPRVSGHRAGIQSVRETVEGAAELGVPVLTLFAFSTENWRRPKDQVDALMDLLVEYVDREIGTLLKNDIRFVPIGRLFQLPPHVQAKLAWAQEQTARARGLLFLIALSYSGRVDVVDAVRSIARQVQAGRLSPDGIDEQVIAAHLYTREVPDPDLLIRTSGELRISNFMLWQLAYTELWFTPIYWPDFRKRHLYMAILDFQRRERRYGTVPSTPEPVSSGTFS, from the coding sequence ATGAACCCGGTGTACGACTTGGAACCCCCGGAGTGGCGGGACTACTCGGATGCGGAGCTGAGGGCCCGCATCGACCCCCGCCGTCTGCCGCGTCACATCGCCGTGATCATGGACGGCAACGGTCGGTGGGCGCAGGCCCGGGGTCTTCCCCGCGTCAGCGGGCACCGGGCCGGCATCCAGTCCGTCCGGGAGACGGTCGAGGGGGCCGCCGAGTTAGGTGTCCCGGTCCTCACGCTCTTTGCCTTCTCCACCGAAAACTGGCGGCGGCCCAAGGACCAGGTCGATGCCCTCATGGACTTACTGGTCGAGTATGTCGACCGGGAGATCGGGACCCTCCTCAAGAACGACATCCGGTTTGTCCCCATCGGACGTCTGTTCCAGCTTCCGCCCCACGTGCAGGCCAAGCTGGCTTGGGCCCAGGAGCAGACGGCCCGGGCCCGGGGCCTGCTGTTTCTGATCGCCTTGAGCTACAGCGGTCGGGTCGACGTCGTCGATGCCGTCCGGTCGATCGCCCGGCAGGTCCAGGCCGGCCGTCTTTCGCCCGACGGCATCGACGAGCAAGTCATCGCCGCCCATCTTTACACCCGGGAGGTTCCGGACCCGGACCTGCTGATCCGGACGAGCGGGGAGCTTCGGATCAGCAACTTCATGCTGTGGCAACTGGCGTATACGGAGCTTTGGTTCACGCCCATTTACTGGCCGGACTTTCGGAAGCGGCACCTATACATGGCGATCCTGGACTTCCAGCGGCGGGAGCGCCGCTACGGCACGGTCCCCTCCACGCCGGAACCCGTCTCCTCGGGTACGTTCTCGTGA